One Carassius auratus strain Wakin unplaced genomic scaffold, ASM336829v1 scaf_tig00005214, whole genome shotgun sequence genomic window carries:
- the LOC113070709 gene encoding proprotein convertase subtilisin/kexin type 5-like isoform X5 translates to MGLNSLPCVLASMCLVFFSSSPCKARIYTNHWAVRIAGGPEQADHVATKYGYRNLGQIGDLKDYYHFFHSRTIKRSTLFSRGTHSFISMEPKVEWVQQQVVKRRIKRDYNPSYPGPLQYSIGQPSSIYFNDAKWSSMWYINCNDNIHNCQSDMNIMGAWKRGYTGKDVVVTILDDGIERNHPDLIQNYDYEASYDVNGNDMDPMPRYDASNENKHGTRCAGEVAASANNSHCTVGIAYNAKIGGVRMLDGDVTDMVEAKSLSLNPQHIDIYSASWGPDDDGKTVDGPASLARQAFENGIRLGRKGRGSIFVWASGNGGRSRDHCSCDGYTNSIYTISISSTAESGRKPWYLEECASTLSTTYSSGENYDRKIITTDLRQRCTDSHTGTSASAPMAAGIIALALEANPFLTWRDVQHIIVKTSRAGHLSAPDWKTNAAGYNVSHLYGFGLMDAEAMVKEAECWKQVPPQHICVENADKQIRTIRSEHVVRSVYKATGCTDNANNHVIYLEHVVVRITITHPRRGDLSINLTSPSGTKSQLLANRLFDHSMEGFKNWEFMTTHCWGEKAAGDWILEIYDSPSQLRSQKAPGKLKEWSLVLYGTSVHPYSIRSDKPRSLAEPQPDDEYTEEYVGSCHPECENGCEGPGPQQCITCLHYFLKFKNNTRMCVSECPTGFFQDDKKRCKKCSPLCETCMGSRGDQCSTCRSGLYLVEGGNNCVSSCPDGFYLDLDSTMCRKCRENCEKCTSANICTECQTGLSLQGNKCQLSCEPGTYYNGHRRACEKCHLTCATCAGTGMEACNECAPGYYFEDWRCVSSCSVGYYLAEQTTDNGDVQKFCQKCDPTCYACAGPGDRNCSTCASGYNLENGVCVVSTICKDDSDLIPLCY, encoded by the exons ATGGGTTTGAACAGCCTCCCGTGCGTCCTCGCTTCGATGTGCTTGGTGTTTTTCTCGTCTTCTCCGTGCAAAGCTCGGATTTACACCAACCACTGGGCTGTTCGGATAGCCGGCGGACCCGAGCAAGCGGACCATGTCGCCACTAAATACGGGTATAGAAACCTGGGCCAG ATTGGTGATCTGAAGGACTACTACCATTTCTTCCACAGCCGGACGATAAAAAGGTCGACGCTTTTCAGCAGAGGCACACACAGCTTCATCTCCATGGAGCCAAAG GTGGAGTGGGTGCAACAGCAGGTGGTGAAGAGGAGAATAAAGCGAGATTATAATCCCTCATATCCTGGTCCTCTACAGTACAGTATAGGCCAGCCCAGCTCCATTTACTTCAATGATGCTAAATGGAGCAGTATGTGGTACATC AACTGTAATGATAACATCCATAACTGTCAGTCTGATATGAATATCATGGGCGCGTGGAAGAGAGGCTATACGGGGAAGGATGTGGTGGTTACCATTCTGGATGACGGTATCGAGAGGAACCACCCAGATCTCATCCAGAACTAT GATTATGAGGCCAGTTATGATGTGAACGGTAATGACATGGATCCCATGCCCCGATATGATGCCAGTAATGAGAACAA GCATGGCACGAGGTGTGCTGGTGAAGTAGCGGCGTCCGCCAACAACTCTCACTGCACGGTGGGCATCGCTTACAACGCCAAGATTGGGG GTGTCCGCATGTTGGACGGAGATGTGACAGACATGGTAGAGGCCAAATCACTGAGTCTGAACCCTCAACACATAGACATTTACAGTGCCAGCTGGGGTCCAGATGATGATGGCAAAACTGTGGATGGGCCCGCTTCCCTCGCCAGACAGGCCTTTGAAAACGGCATCCGACTG GGCAGGAAAGGACGGGGTTCAATCTTTGTTTGGGCGTCAGGAAATGGCGGTCGGAGTCGCGATCACTGTTCATGTGATGGCTACACCAACAGCATCTACACGATATCCATCAGCAGCACGGCAGAGAGCGGCCGCAAGCCCTGGTATCTGGAAGAGTGCGCCTCCACCCTCAGCACCACCTACAGCAGCGGAGAGAACTACGACCGCAAAATC ATCACGACTGATCTAAGGCAGCGCTGCACAGACAGTCACACAGGAACATCAGCGTCAGCGCCGATGGCAGCAGGGATCATTGCTCTTGCTCTGGAAGCTAA TCCTTTCCTGACGTGGCGAGATGTACAGCACATAATAGTGAAGACATCTCGTGCTGGCCATCTCAGTGCTCCTGACTGGAAAACCAATGCCGCTGGTTATAACG TCAGTCACCTGTATGGCTTTGGGCTGATGGACGCGGAGGCCATGGTGAAAGAGGCAGAGTGCTGGAAACAGGTTCCCCCACAACACATCTGTGTGGAGAATGCTGATAAACAAATCCG AACCATCCGTTCAGAGCATGTCGTTCGTTCGGTGTACAAGGCAACAGGCTGCACCGATAATGCAAACAATCATGTTATTTATCTGGAGCATGTGGTCGTGCGTATAACAATTACACACCCGCGGCGAGGGGACCTGTCAATCAACCTAACGTCACCATCAGGGACAAAGTCACAGCTGCTCGCCAACAG GCTTTTTGATCACTCAATGGAGGGCTTTAAGAACTGGGAATTCATGACCACTCACTGCTGGGGAGAGAAAGCTGCTGGAGACTGGATACTAGAGATCTACGACTCTCCCTCCCAACTCAGGAGCCAGAAAGCACCAG GCAAGCTGAAAGAGTGGTCTCTGGTACTTTATGGCACCTCTGTGCATCCGTACTCGATCCGCAGTGACAAGCCTCGCTCTCTGGCGGAGCCGCAGCCTGATGACGAGTACACTGAGGAGTATGTGG GCTCGTGTCACCCTGAGTGTGAGAACGGCTGTGAGGGTCCAGGGCCCCAGCAGTGCATCACTTGCCTCCACTACTTCCTCAAGTTCAAGAACAACACCAG GATGTGTGTATCCGAGTGTCCGACTGGGTTTTTCCAGGACGATAAGAAGCGCTGTAAGAAGTGCTCTCCGCTGTGCGAGACCTGCATGGGCAGCCGCGGTGATCAGTGTTCGACCTGCCGCTCGGGTCTGTATCTCGTGGAGGGAGGAAACAACTGCGTCAGCTCCTGTCCTGACGGCTTCTACCTGGACCTGG ACTCCACCATGTGCCGGAAATGCAGAGAGAACTGCGAGAAATGCACGTCTGCGAACATCTGCACAGAGTGCCAGACCGGTCTCAG TCTACAGGGGAATAAGTGTCAGCTGAGCTGTGAACCTGGCACCTATTATAATGGACACAGACGAGCATGTGAAAAGTGCCACTTGACTTGTGCCACCTGTGCAG GAACTGGCATGGAAGCGTGTAATGAGTGCGCTCCGGGCTATTACTTTGAGGACTGGCGCTGCGTCTCCAGCTGCAGTGTGGGATATTACTTGGCAGAACAAACGACAGACAACGGAGATGTCCAGAAGTTTTGTCAGAA GTGTGACCCCACCTGCTACGCCTGCGCCGGGCCGGGGGACAGGAACTGCAGCACCTGCGCAAGCGGCTACAACCTGGAAAACGGCGTGTGTGTCGTCAGCACCATCTGCAAAGATG aTTCTGATCTGATTCCTTTGTGCTACTAA
- the LOC113070709 gene encoding proprotein convertase subtilisin/kexin type 5-like isoform X3, translating into MGLNSLPCVLASMCLVFFSSSPCKARIYTNHWAVRIAGGPEQADHVATKYGYRNLGQIGDLKDYYHFFHSRTIKRSTLFSRGTHSFISMEPKVEWVQQQVVKRRIKRDYNPSYPGPLQYSIGQPSSIYFNDAKWSSMWYINCNDNIHNCQSDMNIMGAWKRGYTGKDVVVTILDDGIERNHPDLIQNYDYEASYDVNGNDMDPMPRYDASNENKHGTRCAGEVAASANNSHCTVGIAYNAKIGGVRMLDGDVTDMVEAKSLSLNPQHIDIYSASWGPDDDGKTVDGPASLARQAFENGIRLGRKGRGSIFVWASGNGGRSRDHCSCDGYTNSIYTISISSTAESGRKPWYLEECASTLSTTYSSGENYDRKIITTDLRQRCTDSHTGTSASAPMAAGIIALALEANPFLTWRDVQHIIVKTSRAGHLSAPDWKTNAAGYNVSHLYGFGLMDAEAMVKEAECWKQVPPQHICVENADKQIRTIRSEHVVRSVYKATGCTDNANNHVIYLEHVVVRITITHPRRGDLSINLTSPSGTKSQLLANRLFDHSMEGFKNWEFMTTHCWGEKAAGDWILEIYDSPSQLRSQKAPGKLKEWSLVLYGTSVHPYSIRSDKPRSLAEPQPDDEYTEEYVGSCHPECENGCEGPGPQQCITCLHYFLKFKNNTRMCVSECPTGFFQDDKKRCKKCSPLCETCMGSRGDQCSTCRSGLYLVEGGNNCVSSCPDGFYLDLDSTMCRKCRENCEKCTSANICTECQTGLSLQGNKCQLSCEPGTYYNGHRRACEKCHLTCATCAGTGMEACNECAPGYYFEDWRCVSSCSVGYYLAEQTTDNGDVQKFCQKCDPTCYACAGPGDRNCSTCASGYNLENGVCVVSTICKDANEESWAEGSFCVLVKKNNLCQRKVLQQLCCRTCSQKG; encoded by the exons ATGGGTTTGAACAGCCTCCCGTGCGTCCTCGCTTCGATGTGCTTGGTGTTTTTCTCGTCTTCTCCGTGCAAAGCTCGGATTTACACCAACCACTGGGCTGTTCGGATAGCCGGCGGACCCGAGCAAGCGGACCATGTCGCCACTAAATACGGGTATAGAAACCTGGGCCAG ATTGGTGATCTGAAGGACTACTACCATTTCTTCCACAGCCGGACGATAAAAAGGTCGACGCTTTTCAGCAGAGGCACACACAGCTTCATCTCCATGGAGCCAAAG GTGGAGTGGGTGCAACAGCAGGTGGTGAAGAGGAGAATAAAGCGAGATTATAATCCCTCATATCCTGGTCCTCTACAGTACAGTATAGGCCAGCCCAGCTCCATTTACTTCAATGATGCTAAATGGAGCAGTATGTGGTACATC AACTGTAATGATAACATCCATAACTGTCAGTCTGATATGAATATCATGGGCGCGTGGAAGAGAGGCTATACGGGGAAGGATGTGGTGGTTACCATTCTGGATGACGGTATCGAGAGGAACCACCCAGATCTCATCCAGAACTAT GATTATGAGGCCAGTTATGATGTGAACGGTAATGACATGGATCCCATGCCCCGATATGATGCCAGTAATGAGAACAA GCATGGCACGAGGTGTGCTGGTGAAGTAGCGGCGTCCGCCAACAACTCTCACTGCACGGTGGGCATCGCTTACAACGCCAAGATTGGGG GTGTCCGCATGTTGGACGGAGATGTGACAGACATGGTAGAGGCCAAATCACTGAGTCTGAACCCTCAACACATAGACATTTACAGTGCCAGCTGGGGTCCAGATGATGATGGCAAAACTGTGGATGGGCCCGCTTCCCTCGCCAGACAGGCCTTTGAAAACGGCATCCGACTG GGCAGGAAAGGACGGGGTTCAATCTTTGTTTGGGCGTCAGGAAATGGCGGTCGGAGTCGCGATCACTGTTCATGTGATGGCTACACCAACAGCATCTACACGATATCCATCAGCAGCACGGCAGAGAGCGGCCGCAAGCCCTGGTATCTGGAAGAGTGCGCCTCCACCCTCAGCACCACCTACAGCAGCGGAGAGAACTACGACCGCAAAATC ATCACGACTGATCTAAGGCAGCGCTGCACAGACAGTCACACAGGAACATCAGCGTCAGCGCCGATGGCAGCAGGGATCATTGCTCTTGCTCTGGAAGCTAA TCCTTTCCTGACGTGGCGAGATGTACAGCACATAATAGTGAAGACATCTCGTGCTGGCCATCTCAGTGCTCCTGACTGGAAAACCAATGCCGCTGGTTATAACG TCAGTCACCTGTATGGCTTTGGGCTGATGGACGCGGAGGCCATGGTGAAAGAGGCAGAGTGCTGGAAACAGGTTCCCCCACAACACATCTGTGTGGAGAATGCTGATAAACAAATCCG AACCATCCGTTCAGAGCATGTCGTTCGTTCGGTGTACAAGGCAACAGGCTGCACCGATAATGCAAACAATCATGTTATTTATCTGGAGCATGTGGTCGTGCGTATAACAATTACACACCCGCGGCGAGGGGACCTGTCAATCAACCTAACGTCACCATCAGGGACAAAGTCACAGCTGCTCGCCAACAG GCTTTTTGATCACTCAATGGAGGGCTTTAAGAACTGGGAATTCATGACCACTCACTGCTGGGGAGAGAAAGCTGCTGGAGACTGGATACTAGAGATCTACGACTCTCCCTCCCAACTCAGGAGCCAGAAAGCACCAG GCAAGCTGAAAGAGTGGTCTCTGGTACTTTATGGCACCTCTGTGCATCCGTACTCGATCCGCAGTGACAAGCCTCGCTCTCTGGCGGAGCCGCAGCCTGATGACGAGTACACTGAGGAGTATGTGG GCTCGTGTCACCCTGAGTGTGAGAACGGCTGTGAGGGTCCAGGGCCCCAGCAGTGCATCACTTGCCTCCACTACTTCCTCAAGTTCAAGAACAACACCAG GATGTGTGTATCCGAGTGTCCGACTGGGTTTTTCCAGGACGATAAGAAGCGCTGTAAGAAGTGCTCTCCGCTGTGCGAGACCTGCATGGGCAGCCGCGGTGATCAGTGTTCGACCTGCCGCTCGGGTCTGTATCTCGTGGAGGGAGGAAACAACTGCGTCAGCTCCTGTCCTGACGGCTTCTACCTGGACCTGG ACTCCACCATGTGCCGGAAATGCAGAGAGAACTGCGAGAAATGCACGTCTGCGAACATCTGCACAGAGTGCCAGACCGGTCTCAG TCTACAGGGGAATAAGTGTCAGCTGAGCTGTGAACCTGGCACCTATTATAATGGACACAGACGAGCATGTGAAAAGTGCCACTTGACTTGTGCCACCTGTGCAG GAACTGGCATGGAAGCGTGTAATGAGTGCGCTCCGGGCTATTACTTTGAGGACTGGCGCTGCGTCTCCAGCTGCAGTGTGGGATATTACTTGGCAGAACAAACGACAGACAACGGAGATGTCCAGAAGTTTTGTCAGAA GTGTGACCCCACCTGCTACGCCTGCGCCGGGCCGGGGGACAGGAACTGCAGCACCTGCGCAAGCGGCTACAACCTGGAAAACGGCGTGTGTGTCGTCAGCACCATCTGCAAAGATG
- the LOC113070709 gene encoding proprotein convertase subtilisin/kexin type 5-like isoform X4 gives MGLNSLPCVLASMCLVFFSSSPCKARIYTNHWAVRIAGGPEQADHVATKYGYRNLGQIGDLKDYYHFFHSRTIKRSTLFSRGTHSFISMEPKVEWVQQQVVKRRIKRDYNPSYPGPLQYSIGQPSSIYFNDAKWSSMWYINCNDNIHNCQSDMNIMGAWKRGYTGKDVVVTILDDGIERNHPDLIQNYDYEASYDVNGNDMDPMPRYDASNENKHGTRCAGEVAASANNSHCTVGIAYNAKIGGVRMLDGDVTDMVEAKSLSLNPQHIDIYSASWGPDDDGKTVDGPASLARQAFENGIRLGRKGRGSIFVWASGNGGRSRDHCSCDGYTNSIYTISISSTAESGRKPWYLEECASTLSTTYSSGENYDRKIITTDLRQRCTDSHTGTSASAPMAAGIIALALEANPFLTWRDVQHIIVKTSRAGHLSAPDWKTNAAGYNVSHLYGFGLMDAEAMVKEAECWKQVPPQHICVENADKQIRTIRSEHVVRSVYKATGCTDNANNHVIYLEHVVVRITITHPRRGDLSINLTSPSGTKSQLLANRLFDHSMEGFKNWEFMTTHCWGEKAAGDWILEIYDSPSQLRSQKAPGKLKEWSLVLYGTSVHPYSIRSDKPRSLAEPQPDDEYTEEYVGSCHPECENGCEGPGPQQCITCLHYFLKFKNNTRMCVSECPTGFFQDDKKRCKKCSPLCETCMGSRGDQCSTCRSGLYLVEGGNNCVSSCPDGFYLDLDSTMCRKCRENCEKCTSANICTECQTGLSLQGNKCQLSCEPGTYYNGHRRACEKCHLTCATCAGTGMEACNECAPGYYFEDWRCVSSCSVGYYLAEQTTDNGDVQKFCQKCDPTCYACAGPGDRNCSTCASGYNLENGVCVVSTICKDESWAEGSFCVLVKKNNLCQRKVLQQLCCRTCSQKG, from the exons ATGGGTTTGAACAGCCTCCCGTGCGTCCTCGCTTCGATGTGCTTGGTGTTTTTCTCGTCTTCTCCGTGCAAAGCTCGGATTTACACCAACCACTGGGCTGTTCGGATAGCCGGCGGACCCGAGCAAGCGGACCATGTCGCCACTAAATACGGGTATAGAAACCTGGGCCAG ATTGGTGATCTGAAGGACTACTACCATTTCTTCCACAGCCGGACGATAAAAAGGTCGACGCTTTTCAGCAGAGGCACACACAGCTTCATCTCCATGGAGCCAAAG GTGGAGTGGGTGCAACAGCAGGTGGTGAAGAGGAGAATAAAGCGAGATTATAATCCCTCATATCCTGGTCCTCTACAGTACAGTATAGGCCAGCCCAGCTCCATTTACTTCAATGATGCTAAATGGAGCAGTATGTGGTACATC AACTGTAATGATAACATCCATAACTGTCAGTCTGATATGAATATCATGGGCGCGTGGAAGAGAGGCTATACGGGGAAGGATGTGGTGGTTACCATTCTGGATGACGGTATCGAGAGGAACCACCCAGATCTCATCCAGAACTAT GATTATGAGGCCAGTTATGATGTGAACGGTAATGACATGGATCCCATGCCCCGATATGATGCCAGTAATGAGAACAA GCATGGCACGAGGTGTGCTGGTGAAGTAGCGGCGTCCGCCAACAACTCTCACTGCACGGTGGGCATCGCTTACAACGCCAAGATTGGGG GTGTCCGCATGTTGGACGGAGATGTGACAGACATGGTAGAGGCCAAATCACTGAGTCTGAACCCTCAACACATAGACATTTACAGTGCCAGCTGGGGTCCAGATGATGATGGCAAAACTGTGGATGGGCCCGCTTCCCTCGCCAGACAGGCCTTTGAAAACGGCATCCGACTG GGCAGGAAAGGACGGGGTTCAATCTTTGTTTGGGCGTCAGGAAATGGCGGTCGGAGTCGCGATCACTGTTCATGTGATGGCTACACCAACAGCATCTACACGATATCCATCAGCAGCACGGCAGAGAGCGGCCGCAAGCCCTGGTATCTGGAAGAGTGCGCCTCCACCCTCAGCACCACCTACAGCAGCGGAGAGAACTACGACCGCAAAATC ATCACGACTGATCTAAGGCAGCGCTGCACAGACAGTCACACAGGAACATCAGCGTCAGCGCCGATGGCAGCAGGGATCATTGCTCTTGCTCTGGAAGCTAA TCCTTTCCTGACGTGGCGAGATGTACAGCACATAATAGTGAAGACATCTCGTGCTGGCCATCTCAGTGCTCCTGACTGGAAAACCAATGCCGCTGGTTATAACG TCAGTCACCTGTATGGCTTTGGGCTGATGGACGCGGAGGCCATGGTGAAAGAGGCAGAGTGCTGGAAACAGGTTCCCCCACAACACATCTGTGTGGAGAATGCTGATAAACAAATCCG AACCATCCGTTCAGAGCATGTCGTTCGTTCGGTGTACAAGGCAACAGGCTGCACCGATAATGCAAACAATCATGTTATTTATCTGGAGCATGTGGTCGTGCGTATAACAATTACACACCCGCGGCGAGGGGACCTGTCAATCAACCTAACGTCACCATCAGGGACAAAGTCACAGCTGCTCGCCAACAG GCTTTTTGATCACTCAATGGAGGGCTTTAAGAACTGGGAATTCATGACCACTCACTGCTGGGGAGAGAAAGCTGCTGGAGACTGGATACTAGAGATCTACGACTCTCCCTCCCAACTCAGGAGCCAGAAAGCACCAG GCAAGCTGAAAGAGTGGTCTCTGGTACTTTATGGCACCTCTGTGCATCCGTACTCGATCCGCAGTGACAAGCCTCGCTCTCTGGCGGAGCCGCAGCCTGATGACGAGTACACTGAGGAGTATGTGG GCTCGTGTCACCCTGAGTGTGAGAACGGCTGTGAGGGTCCAGGGCCCCAGCAGTGCATCACTTGCCTCCACTACTTCCTCAAGTTCAAGAACAACACCAG GATGTGTGTATCCGAGTGTCCGACTGGGTTTTTCCAGGACGATAAGAAGCGCTGTAAGAAGTGCTCTCCGCTGTGCGAGACCTGCATGGGCAGCCGCGGTGATCAGTGTTCGACCTGCCGCTCGGGTCTGTATCTCGTGGAGGGAGGAAACAACTGCGTCAGCTCCTGTCCTGACGGCTTCTACCTGGACCTGG ACTCCACCATGTGCCGGAAATGCAGAGAGAACTGCGAGAAATGCACGTCTGCGAACATCTGCACAGAGTGCCAGACCGGTCTCAG TCTACAGGGGAATAAGTGTCAGCTGAGCTGTGAACCTGGCACCTATTATAATGGACACAGACGAGCATGTGAAAAGTGCCACTTGACTTGTGCCACCTGTGCAG GAACTGGCATGGAAGCGTGTAATGAGTGCGCTCCGGGCTATTACTTTGAGGACTGGCGCTGCGTCTCCAGCTGCAGTGTGGGATATTACTTGGCAGAACAAACGACAGACAACGGAGATGTCCAGAAGTTTTGTCAGAA GTGTGACCCCACCTGCTACGCCTGCGCCGGGCCGGGGGACAGGAACTGCAGCACCTGCGCAAGCGGCTACAACCTGGAAAACGGCGTGTGTGTCGTCAGCACCATCTGCAAAGATG